The following proteins come from a genomic window of Oncorhynchus masou masou isolate Uvic2021 chromosome 25, UVic_Omas_1.1, whole genome shotgun sequence:
- the ankrd34bb gene encoding ankyrin repeat domain 34Bb, whose translation MEDAMLVRTDGNSLLKAVFLSRLRLTRLLLEGGAYINESNERGETPLMVACRTRHTDAQSVPKHKMVRYLLESGADPNIQDKTGKTALMHACLEQAGAEVLSLLLGSGADPSLDDHSGFSALVYAVNAGDNEALRVLLDACKAKGKEVIIITTDKLPSGRQMTKQYLNVPPPPDLEERLHFTPGSAACLMSPSEIQLRTPPQGTSATASPQPGSPLLGLREHHHQDGGTNISGSAGSGSSQPGSPTRDPNLFRGPGPGVVKLFHPQRLHSEPWLQQNKASSLTEELLDITPEEELSFRVNSLVLSGSGRVGSGAHPIVARHQSIDPKDATGLLEQVVESDGGGGVGGRGGLSRKMSYDSAAAYSHPNLLHRGDGGSYGGYPCGSHEPVLPVNKTSPDCCLPNLAVSSLRNVVRRRNIGIDHYSSDSQLPQFGSHSSHPESGDSSRGVVGGTEKRKLVSSRSSTLSGSRESLESAAQRRGPANLERRGSGALLLDHISHTRPGYLPPLNPHAPIPDIGVSPTSTCPSLSGSTKALNLNGGVAGLGSKPLVPCAPATPRDLKSKHTLLRRHSMQTEQIKQLFNLQETLHADRAD comes from the exons ATGGAAGACGCGATGTTGGTGCGTACGGACGGGAATTCTCTGCTCAAGGCTGTGTTCCTGAGCCGACTACGTCTGACACGCCTGCTGCTGGAGGGAGGTGCTTACATCAACGAGAGCAACGAGCGCGGCGAGACGCCCCTGATGGTGGCGTGCAGGACGCGCCACACGGACGCACAAAGCGTGCCCAAACACAAGATGGTTCG GTACCTGTTGGAGAGCGGAGCTGACCCAAATATCCAGGACAAGACCGGTAAGACGGCCCTGATGCATGCCTGTTTGGAACAGGCGGGGGCAGAGGTCCTCTCTCTACTGCTGGGGAGTGGAGCTGACCCCAGCCTGGACGACCACTCTGGCTTCTCAGCACTGGTCTATGCCGTCAACGCAGGGGACAACGAGGCCCTGAGAGTCCTACTGGATGCCTGCAAGGCCAAGGGCAAGGAG gtcatcatcatcaccacggACAAGCTGCCGTCAGGACGCCAGATGACCAAGCAGTACCTGAACGTACCCCCGCCTCCCGACCTGGAGGAGCGCCTGCATTTCACCCCTGGCTCTGCTGCCTGCCTCATGTCCCCCTCAGAGATCCAGCTCCGCACCCCTCCACAGGGCACCTCAGCCACTGCCTCACCCCAGCCAGGGAGCCCCCTCCTGGGCCTCAGGGAGCACCACCACCAGGATGGTGGAACAAACATCTCTGGTTCTGCTGGTTCTGGTTCTTCTCAGCCGGGCTCCCCGACCAGGGACCCTAACCTGTTTCGAGGCCCCGGTCCTGGGGTGGTGAAGCTGTTCCATCCCCAGCGGCTCCACTCTGAGCCCTGGCTGCAGCAGAACAAGGCCTCCAG cCTGACCGAGGAGCTGCTGGACATCACCCCAGAGGAAGAGCTCTCCTTCCGGGTCAACAGCCTGGTCCTCTCTGGGTCCGGAAGGGTGGGGTCCGGGGCACATCCGATCGTCGCCCGCCACCAAAGTATCGACCCCAAGGATGCCACGGGGCTGCTGGAGCAG GTGGTTGAGAGTGACGGAGGTGGCGgggtaggaggaagaggaggccttAGTAGGAAGATGTCTTACGACAGTGCTGCAGCTTATTCCCACCCAAACCTGCTGCACCGGGGGGACGGAGGAAGCTATGGAGGCTACCCCTGTGGCTcccatgagcctgtcctccctgtAAACAAAACCTCTCCAGACTGTTGCCTTCCCAACCTGGCTGTGTCCAGCCTGAGGAATGTGGTTCGCCGCCGCAACATTGGCATAGACCATTACAGCTCTGACTCCCAGCTTCCCCAGTTTGGCAGCCACAGCAGCCACCCAGAGAGTGGAGACTCCTCCAGGGGTGTTGTAGGGGGAACTGAGAAGCGTAAACTGGTCAGTAGTAGATCCTCCACACTGTCGGGCTCCCGGGAGTCCCTGGAGAGTGCTGCCCAGAGAAGAGGTCCTGcaaacctggagaggagaggctcgGGGGCCCTGCTCCTGGATCACATCTCCCACACCCGTCCGGGGTACCTGCCCCCTCTCAACCCCCACGCACCCATACCCGACATCGGGGTCAGCCCCACCTCAACCTGCCCCAGCCTGAGTGGAAGCACCAAGGCACTGAATCTGAACGGGGGTGTTGCAGGGCTGGGATCAAAGCCTCTTGTCCCCTGTGCTCCTGCCACCCCCAGAGATCTGAAGTCAAAGCACACACTGCTGAGGAGACACTCCATGCAGACAGAGCAGATTAAACAGCTGTTCAACCTCCAGGAGACACTCCATGCAGACAGAGCAGATTAA